A single Rhopalosiphum padi isolate XX-2018 chromosome 4, ASM2088224v1, whole genome shotgun sequence DNA region contains:
- the LOC132928383 gene encoding transcriptional regulator ATRX-like, with translation MAKTNKNTTRLKAKISKKKFINTSKNKPEPIKKKISKNNETNNDIVLELMTKCPELNQTFEYILYSNKYKHTLTDVFNIIKMLFSKLEELQKCDVDLKNTLENINLNNKIKGLIQSTAINLSHVVEQLDVNETTFLNFARNFIPPTITNNNQNVIVADSLVSSCGSIPIVSEDPIVSSSQSCSSNFLDQEIKTENISDQLMTNIFGGKYTIVLSSDDEYEEHNDYNSCKRQNSTKSKPIKNDQDLISYVIGSDIKGMFDHDIISPSKQSTQDITISKSTSRPRIPVQKIRKVKPKVSDEAVEEARKADFNSRKRQIVRNNEMLNILKEFNIKPHHIVLEYDIVKKIPIVKICKELGKVLKMHQVEGIHFLWNTVFETVEKTNTTEGTGCILAHRMGIGKTLQIITIIYTILCHSQINLKTFLIICPPGLIYNWMDEIYKWLKDIDTDEVVKVYDLPKTQKLYNITNIATWKSRGGILILSYENFKSLVNCKQSDLREAFSHTLINPGPDVVILDEGHYIKNTQTLLLKSLTQIRTKRRIVLTGTPMQNSLKEYHTLVEFVKPNILGNLTDFVTTFIKPIDAGQFIDSHDEDVKIMKQRTFILHKLLQNTVHRIDDKNLKPLFTNKIEYTIEVNLTKFQCELYEKFLHYNKTSNDGCNVFLCLHVLTLITLHPLTLYRLKHFKNSKQRELGTVVDERLSKDLSWIESYGEDPRFFEAKQSNKIAYVLNTIDECSKRNEKVLCFLKSPLALDALEYFLKQEKKWVLGEDYLRMDGKTPLSIRNQMCEAFNNPENTAKLFLLSLGTGVLGYNMVGANRVLLLSTSWNPSNDLQAIYRCLRFGQKKTVYVNRLLAKGTVEPKAYYRQISKLGMASSVIDLQHMSRKVSYDQTNDLFTFDSTKNFNQLLPNTKDPVLNQLIIYNFGSISDFKEHDSMLVESVEEQLTIEERKALWLSFKNKQLLTKSLIKPKPLAKLLNTDEVISKYKTDELTSFTKNIPPKEPQVSTIQSNESHSSRMHTNFSSAKQSKTTPISKRKPETLTSTAEIVNNSTNLNDQIPKLIEKSNHFQNVEPIQNQFRSFQHRTFNHHKRNRASNFRFSKLSPNSSMSSDFRNQSNPNLRNQPYSNIRNQSIQNPFSINPSWYANNQTSTENNISNRSGMSR, from the coding sequence ATggcaaaaactaacaaaaacaCAACCAGGCTTAaagcaaaaatatcaaaaaagaaatttatcAACACATCAAAGAATAAACCggaaccaattaaaaaaaaaatcagtaaaaataatgaaacaaataatGATATCGTACTTGAGTTGATGACAAAATGTCCAGAACTAAATCaaacatttgaatatattttatattctaataagtataaacatacattaactgatgtttttaatattataaaaatgctatTTTCCAAGTTGGAAGAATTGCAAAAATGTGATGTTGACCTTAAAAATACTTTGGaaaatattaatcttaataataaaattaaaggtTTAATTCAAAGTACTGCAATTAATTTATCTCATGTTGTGGAACAATTAGATGTAAATGAAACTACATTCTTAAATTTTGCACGTAATTTTATCCCACCAACTATTACAAATAACaatcaaaatgttattgttGCTGATAGTTTAGTATCTAGTTGTGgtagtatacctatagtatCAGAAGATCCTATCGTTTCCAGTTCCCAATCTTGTAGTAGTAATTTTTTAGATCaagaaataaaaactgaaaatataagTGACCAACTCATGACAAACATATTTGGTGGAAAATACACTATAGTATTGTCATCAGATGATGAGTATGAAGAGCACAATGATTATAACAGCTGCAAGAGACAAAATTCAACAAAAAGTAAACCTATAAAGAATGATCAAGACTTAATAAGTTATGTAATAGGATCAGATATTAAAGGTATGTTTGACCATGATATCATTTCACCATCTAAACAAAGTACTCAAGATATTACTATTTCAAAATCTACATCACGGCCTAGAATACCAGTACAAAAAATTAGAAAGGTTAAGCCAAAGGTATCTGATGAAGCTGTAGAAGAAGCAAGAAAAGCTGACTTTAATTCAAGAAAACGGCAGATTGTTCGAAATAATGAAATGTTGAATATActtaaagaatttaatataaagccACATCATATAGTATTAGAATatgatattgttaaaaaaataccaatagtAAAAATCTGTAAAGAATTaggtaaagttttaaaaatgcatcAAGTGGaaggtattcattttttatggAATACAGTTTTTGAAACTGTAGAAAAAACAAATACCACTGAAGGGACTGGGTGTATTTTAGCCCACCGGATGGGCATTGGTAAAACATtgcaaattataactataatatacactatattatgccatagccaaattaatttaaaaacttttttaattatttgtccacctggattaatttataattggatgGATGAAATATACAAATGGTTAAAGGATATTGACACAGATGAAGTTGTCAAAGTTTATGATTTGCCTAAGACACagaaactatacaatataacaaacatAGCTACATGGAAATCTAGAGGAGGTATTCTTATTCTTAGTTATGAGAACTTCAAGAGTTTGGTGAATTGTAAACAAAGTGATTTACGTGAAGCATTTAGTCATACTTTAATTAATCCTGGACCAGATGTTGTTATTTTAGATGAAGGACACTATATTAAGAACACCCAAACTTtactattaaaaagtttaacCCAAATCAGAACAAAAAGAAGAATAGTATTAACAGGAACTCCTATGCAAAATTCTCTTAAAGAATATCATACATTGGTGGAGTTTGTTAAACCTAATATCCTCGGAAATCTTACAGATTTTGTTACAACATTTATCAAACCAATTGATGCTGGCCAATTTATAGACTCACATGATGAAGATGTTAAAATAATGAAGCAACGTACTTTCATTTTACATAAACTGTTACAAAATACTGTCCATCGCATTGatgataaaaacttaaaacctttatttacaaataaaatagaatacacAATAGAAGTTAATTTAACCAAGTTCCAATGTGAATTATATGAGAAGTTCTTGCATTATAACAAAACATCTAATGATGgttgtaatgtatttttatgtttacatgtgttaacattaataacattacATCCATTAACATTGTATagattgaaacattttaaaaatagcaaACAACGTGAATTAGGAACTGTAGTTGATGAAAGATTATCAAAGGATTTGTCATGGATTGAAAGTTATGGAGAAGATCCAAGATTTTTTGAAGCTAAACAAAGCAATAAAATTGCATATGTCTTAAATACAATTGATGAATGTTCTAAAAGAAATGAAAAGGtactttgttttttaaaatctccACTAGCTTTGGATGCcttggaatattttttaaagcaaGAGAAGAAATGGGTTTTAGGAGAAGATTATCTTAGAATGGATGGTAAAACACCGTTGTCTATACGAAATCAAATGTGTGAAGCTTTTAACAACCCTGAAAATACTGCTAAACTTTTTCTTTTATCCTTGGGTACTGGGGTTCTTGGATATAATATGGTCGGTGCTAATAGAGTATTGTTACTCAGTACATCATGGAATCCAAGTAATGACTTACAAGCCATTTATAGATGTTTACGATTTGGTcagaaaaaaactgtttatgtAAACCGATTATTAGCTAAAGGAACTGTAGAACCAAAAGCATATTACAGGCAAATTTCTAAACTAGGGATGGCTAGCAGTGTTATAGATTTACAACATATGAGTCGAAAAGTATCTTATGATCAAACTAATGACTTATTTACATTTGATtcaacaaaaaattttaatcaacttCTTCCTAACACAAAGGATCCTGTATTAAACCAACTAATCATTTACAATTTTGGATCTATTAGTGATTTTAAAGAGCATGATTCCATGCTTGTTGAGTCTGTTGAAGAACAATTGACCATTGAAGAACGTAAAGCTCTTTggttatcatttaaaaacaagCAATTGCTAACTAAAAGTTTGATTAAACCAAAACCACTTGCAAAGTTATTGAATACTGATGaggttatatcaaaatataaaacagatgagTTAACtagttttacaaaaaacatCCCACCAAAAGAGCCTCAAGTTTCTACTATTCAATCTAATGAAAGTCATAGTTCTAGAATGCATACAAATTTCAGCAGTGCCAAGCAATCAAAAACAACACCTATATCTAAAAGAAAACCAGAAACATTAACAAGTACTGCAGAAATAGTGAACaattcaacaaatttaaatgatCAAATTCCCAAATTGATTGAAAAATCTAACCACTTCCAAAATGTTGAACCCATACAAAATCAGTTCAGAAGTTTTCAACATAGAACTTTTAATCACCATAAGAGGAACCGTGCATCAAATTTCCGATTTTCAAAACTATCTCCTAATTCATCTATGTCATCAGATTTTAGAAATCAATCCAATCCAAATTTAAGAAACCAACCCTATTCAAATATAAGAAATCAATCAATCCAAAATCCATTTAGTATAAACCCATCTTGGTATGCTAATAATCAAACATcgactgaaaataatatttcaaaccgATCTGGTATGTCAAGATGA
- the LOC132928384 gene encoding DNA polymerase subunit gamma-2, mitochondrial yields the protein MSLLNKILPMCKAYAYMEPIIINNTIDYLKYGATGELLCQNIRNEWLYSNVTSRDESVFQFCNTQDKYNNDILSLKDPFMNAKQFCNNQLPFSFADSRSICEHPNSKDSGVGDRKSFSPKNFTRLKYFAFCIPEESQQFFYHWQRQRKIWWRKFSANPGRFSLTEISIDDNGQETTEIRAEFEWGQETIETIRNINTKMFDSLEPAEQEMFLSRVGKRKVLPHVVESETSLEKACMVFLCDGYAELPYHNDRREVFRFHRKLAPYKITFAAPLLNAKKADELKQLSIYLGLNLKKSGVSTLIAPNIAKKSLESQFTDSDCLGIPYIAVLNESTLEDGIVGLRSIETTLEEKIHVAKLTSYVELLIKNY from the exons ATGAGTCTACTCAATAAAATACTACCAATGTGTAAAGCTTATGCATATATGGAaccaataatcattaataatactattgactatttaaaatatggtgCTACAGGTGAACTATTATGTCAAAATATCAGAAATGAATGGTTATATAGCAATGTAACTAGTAGAGATGAAAGtgtatttcaattttgtaaTACCCAGGATAAATAcaacaatgatattttaa GTCTTAAAGATCCATTTATGAATGCTAAACAATTTTGCAATAACCAACTACCATTCAGTTTTGCTGATTCTAGAAGTATCTGTGAACATCCAAATTCAAAAGATTCTGGTGTTGGAGATAGAAAATcatttag CCCTAAGAACTTTAcaagattgaaatattttgcattttgtATACCAGAAGAAAGTCAACAATTTTTCTATCACTGGCAAAGGCAACGCAAAATTTGGTGGAGAaaa TTCTCGGCCAATCCTGGTAGATTTTCATTGACAGAAATATCGATCGATGATAATGGCCAAGAGACCACAGAAATTCGTGCTGAATTTGAATGGGGTCAAGAGACAATTGAAACTATACGtaacataaatactaaaatgtttgaTAGTCTTGAGCCAGCTGAACAAGAAATGTTTTTA TCAAGGGTAGGAAAAAGAAAAGTCTTGCCTCACGTTGTGGAAAGTGAAACTAGTCTCGAAAAAGCGTGTATGGTGTTTCTGTGTGATGGATATGCGGAATTGCCTTATCATAATGATCGCAGGGAAGTGTTCCGGTTTCATCGTAAATTGGCtccatataaaataacatttgcaGCTCCTCTATTAA atGCCAAAAAAGCAGACGAACTAAAGCAACTCTCCATATACTTAggactaaatttaaaaaagtctgGAGTATCAACCTTAATAGCTCCAAATATAGCAAAAAAATCTCTCGAATCGCAATTCACGGATTCGGACTGCCTTGGTATACCTTATATAGCTGTACTCAATGAGTCTACTTTAGAAGATGGTATTGTAGGACTTCGTAGTATTGAAACTACTCTTGAG gaAAAAATCCATGTGGCCAAATTGACTTCTTACGTTGAACTTCTCATAAAGAATTACTGA
- the LOC132928385 gene encoding protein phosphatase inhibitor 2-like isoform X2: MASTSGPSGSENPTDNLKKEPSKGILKPSVSYEEKEKQKKIANKSAKWDEMNILKTLHPPDKDYGHMKVDEPKTPYEREINEDDDEMDGGVNAEELRKRIEEGGRRRSSSFQSEEEPDSEVTREVFEKKRKQHYNEFQTAKILAKQMMDEDEDEDEDDDNNKQNEASLICFIQRFCQSYNAKICKTG; the protein is encoded by the exons atGGCTTCTACTTCTGGTCCGTCAGGATCTGAAAATCCCACCGATAACTTGAAAAAAGAACCATCTAAAGGTATTCTAAAGCCTTCTGTCAGTTATGAAGAAAAAGA gaaacagaaaaaaattgcAAACAAGTCAGCTAAGTGGGATGAGATGAACATATTAAAGACTTTACATCCACCAGATAAAGACTATGGTCACATGAAAGTAGATGAACCAAAAACACCATATGAACGGGAAATTAATGAAGATGATGATGAAATGGATGGTGGTGTAAATGCGGAAGAATTGAGAAAAAG AATTGAAGAAGGTGGTAGACGGAGAAGTAGTTCATTTCAATCAGAAGAAGAACCTGATTCTGAAG TTACAAGAgaggtatttgaaaaaaaaagaaaacaacatTATAATGAATTTCAGACTGCAAAAATACTAGCAAAACAAATGATGGATGAGGATGAAGATGAAGATgaagatgatgataataataaacaaaatgaaGCTAGTCtg ATTTGTTTCATACAGCGATTTTGCCAAAGTTACAatgcaaaaatatgtaaaacaggATAA
- the LOC132928385 gene encoding protein phosphatase inhibitor 2-like isoform X1, translating to MASTSGPSGSENPTDNLKKEPSKGILKPSVSYEEKEKQKKIANKSAKWDEMNILKTLHPPDKDYGHMKVDEPKTPYEREINEDDDEMDGGVNAEELRKRIEEGGRRRSSSFQSEEEPDSEGESPEDKITREVFEKKRKQHYNEFQTAKILAKQMMDEDEDEDEDDDNNKQNEASLICFIQRFCQSYNAKICKTG from the exons atGGCTTCTACTTCTGGTCCGTCAGGATCTGAAAATCCCACCGATAACTTGAAAAAAGAACCATCTAAAGGTATTCTAAAGCCTTCTGTCAGTTATGAAGAAAAAGA gaaacagaaaaaaattgcAAACAAGTCAGCTAAGTGGGATGAGATGAACATATTAAAGACTTTACATCCACCAGATAAAGACTATGGTCACATGAAAGTAGATGAACCAAAAACACCATATGAACGGGAAATTAATGAAGATGATGATGAAATGGATGGTGGTGTAAATGCGGAAGAATTGAGAAAAAG AATTGAAGAAGGTGGTAGACGGAGAAGTAGTTCATTTCAATCAGAAGAAGAACCTGATTCTGAAGGTGAATCTCCAGAAGACAAAA TTACAAGAgaggtatttgaaaaaaaaagaaaacaacatTATAATGAATTTCAGACTGCAAAAATACTAGCAAAACAAATGATGGATGAGGATGAAGATGAAGATgaagatgatgataataataaacaaaatgaaGCTAGTCtg ATTTGTTTCATACAGCGATTTTGCCAAAGTTACAatgcaaaaatatgtaaaacaggATAA
- the LOC132928385 gene encoding protein phosphatase inhibitor 2-like isoform X3, with translation MASTSGPSGSENPTDNLKKEPSKGILKPSVSYEEKEKQKKIANKSAKWDEMNILKTLHPPDKDYGHMKVDEPKTPYEREINEDDDEMDGGVNAEELRKRIEEGGRRRSSSFQSEEEPDSEGESPEDKITREVFEKKRKQHYNEFQTAKILAKQMMDEDEDEDEDDDNNKQNEASLTVKKSQKK, from the exons atGGCTTCTACTTCTGGTCCGTCAGGATCTGAAAATCCCACCGATAACTTGAAAAAAGAACCATCTAAAGGTATTCTAAAGCCTTCTGTCAGTTATGAAGAAAAAGA gaaacagaaaaaaattgcAAACAAGTCAGCTAAGTGGGATGAGATGAACATATTAAAGACTTTACATCCACCAGATAAAGACTATGGTCACATGAAAGTAGATGAACCAAAAACACCATATGAACGGGAAATTAATGAAGATGATGATGAAATGGATGGTGGTGTAAATGCGGAAGAATTGAGAAAAAG AATTGAAGAAGGTGGTAGACGGAGAAGTAGTTCATTTCAATCAGAAGAAGAACCTGATTCTGAAGGTGAATCTCCAGAAGACAAAA TTACAAGAgaggtatttgaaaaaaaaagaaaacaacatTATAATGAATTTCAGACTGCAAAAATACTAGCAAAACAAATGATGGATGAGGATGAAGATGAAGATgaagatgatgataataataaacaaaatgaaGCTAGTCtg ACAGtgaaaaaatcacaaaaaaagtaa
- the LOC132929940 gene encoding uncharacterized protein LOC132929940, with protein MSSTTDVVAEGGALDGKWVSLTCDSDRFDIDGGRVRCLYTVAGYMAVVDGTAVIVVPAAFRYASQMVAHAVLPDGGNRGHVEVTVRRRAVRCARPYKFAYVDGWRYELMGVSDAFTFVHCNGGPCDCDADFLMEQPAAVLHADDRRTTDNTMSAFVSALMDTRSSACSHCSVCNVPSNHRQVLEYLTTNIDRLSDVHTIIDREHIKQIECLNDCTSLLDYQYIKTKMLNREMENCNRFLDDLVSNLLKNRKAIFKTGNHTIYVKMMNENPEKEPSAGEYFMDSIIDSQKQTIVKLTSIYKEIIIMMNTMQLFAKVL; from the exons ATGAGTTCGACCACAGACGTCGTGGCCGAGGGAGGCGCGTTGGACGGAAAATGGGTGTCGTTGACGTGTGACAGCGACCGGTTCGACATCGACGGTGGTCGCGTCCGTTGCCTGTACACGGTGGCCGGTTACATGGCCGTAGTGGACGGGACGGCGGTGATAGTCGTGCCAGCCGCGTTCCGTTACGCGTCACAGATGGTCGCTCACGCCGTCTTGCCCGACGGCGGCAACCGCGGACACGTCGAGGTGACCGTCCGCCGACGTGCGGTCCGGTGCGCTCGACCGTACAAGTTCGCGTACGTCGATGGCTGGCGCTACGAACTGATGGGCGTCAGCGACGCGTTCACGTTCGTCCACTGCAACGGTGGACCGTGCGACTGCGACGCTGATTTCCTAATGGAACAGCCGGCGGCCGTCCTTCATGCCGATGATCGCCGTACAACGGACAACACGATGAGCGCGTTCGTTTCGGCATTGATGGACACGCGGAGCAGCGCCTGCTCACACTGTTCGGTCTGCAACGTGCCGTCCAATCATCGACAAGTGTTGGAGTACTTGACCACAAACATTGATCGGTTGTCCGACGTTCATACGATCATCGACAGGGAACACATCAA gCAGATCGAATGTTTGAATGACTGTACTTCATTATTGGATTACcagtatattaaaacaaaaatgttgaatCGAGAAATGGAAAACTGTAACCGATTTTTAGACGATCTAGTATCAAATCTGTTAAAAAACCGCAAAGCCATTTTCAAGACAGGTAACCATACGATTTACGTAAAGATGATGAACGAAAATCCCGAAAAAGAACCTTCTGCAGGTGAATATTTCATGGACTCCATTATTGATTCACAAAAACAAACGATTGTGAAATTGACGTCAATTTACAAAGAAATAATCATTATGATGAATACGATGCAATTGTTTGCaaaagtattgtaa
- the LOC132929741 gene encoding vacuolar protein sorting-associated protein 26B-like, with protein sequence MTFFGLGQTAELEIILDRPDGKKKLDESSKKDQSLIYYDGETVSGRVNVILKKSSSRLEHQGIKVEFIGQIEMYYDRGNHHEFTSLVKELARPGEMLQNTSYNFEFLNVEKPYETYTGSNVRLRYFLRVTVIRRIYDIVKEMDIIVHTLSSYPDMNNSIKMEVGIEDCLHIEFEYNKCKYHLKDVIVGKIYFLLVRIKIKHMEIAIIKRETTGSGPNTFNENETIAKYEIMDGAPVRGESIPIRVFLAGYDLTPTMRDVNKRFSVRYFLNLVLMDEEDRRYFKQQEITLWRKGEKHLKGMQNRNEPSHLVSGKDGPKGSEAPRTTTQSVQPSGSLDNTDSENDHNHSPMNEGDDEQIRSSIEDSTSE encoded by the exons ATG ACTTTTTTTGGACTTGGACAAACGGCGGAGTTGGAAATAATCTTAGATCGACCAGATGGAAAAAAGAAACTAGATGAAAGCAGTAAAAAAGatcaaagtttaatatattatgacggaGAAACCGTATCTGGAAGG gtaaatgTCATACTAAAAAAGTCTAGCAGTCGTTTGGAACATCAGGGTATTAAAGTTGAATTCATAGGCCAAATAGAAATGTATTATGATCGAGGTAACCATCATGAGTTTACATCACTAGTCAAGGAACTAGCCAGGCCTGGAGAAATGTTGCAGAATActtcatataattttgaattcttAAATGTAGAAAAACCATATGAGACATATACTGGCTCTAATGTGAGGCTGag atattttttgagGGTTACTGTCATACGAAGAATTTATGACATAGTAAAAGAAATggatattatagtacatacttTATCCTCTTATCCTGATatgaataatagtataaaaatggaAGTAGGAATTGAAGATTGTTTGCATATTGAGTTTGAATACAATAAGTGCAA ATACCACTTAAAAGATGTAATTGtgggtaaaatttattttctactagtacggataaaaataaaacatatggaAATTGCCATAATTAAAAGAGAAACTACTGGATCTG gtcccaatacatttaatgaaaacGAAACTATagctaaatatgaaataatggaTGGAGCCCCTGTTAGAGGAGAAAGTATTCCTATTAGAGTATTTCTTGCTGGTTATGATCTCACACCTACTATGAGAGATGTAAACAAGAGGTTTTCAGTAAGATACTTTTTAAACCTTGTTTTAATGGATGAAGAAGATAGAcgttattttaaacaacaa GAAATAACGTTATGGCGAAAAggagaaaaacatttaaaaggaATGCAAAATCGCAATGAACCTTCTCATTTAGTCTCTGGTAAAGATGGGCCTAAAGGAAGTGAAGCTCCACGAACTACAACTCAATCAGTTCAACCATCTGGTTCACTCGACAATACTGACTCGGAAAATGATCATAACCATTCCCCAATGAATGAAGGCGATGATGAACAAATACGTTCATCAATCGAAGATAGTACTAgtgaataa